In Flagellatimonas centrodinii, a single window of DNA contains:
- a CDS encoding PQQ-dependent dehydrogenase, methanol/ethanol family, translating to MNIHELKPLAIVMAATLLIACGKKEAPATEAAPAAAAEAKVAQVDGARIINADSEPGAWLSHGRTYSEQRFSPLKKVNLENVDELGLAWQYKLDVDRATEATPIVVDGVMYVTGAFSIVSALDPVSGKELWKYDPKVSRDKGRDGCCGVANRGVAVWQGKVYVGAYDGRLIALDAKTGAVAWEVNTVLDANRSYTITGAPRIIKGKVIIGNGGAELGVRGYITAYDSDSGKQLWRFFTVPGDPSKPAEDKAMELALPTWKGDAWWKFGGGGTVWDAMAYDPEMDLLYIGVGNGSSWSREVRSPGGGDNLFLSSIVALKPDSGEYVWHYQTTPGDTWDYTATQHMILADLEIKGEMRKVLMQAPKNGFFYVLDRKTGELLSAEKFAPANWATHVDMETGRPVENPEADWSEKPALVSPGPLGAHNWQPMSFNPDTGLVYIPMQEAVAYFVPNPDEEYGGKGTWHMGSEPIALPEDEKALADAVGAHKGHLVAWDPVAQKEVWRQSYVTVWNGGTLSTAGGLVFQGTADGRFVAYNAANGDKLWETPANTGVMAGPVTYEINGEQYVTVAAGWGGAFPLALGALSEPAKVHPEARVLTYKLGGKATLPPPRNVTLDLPEPPELTASAEVIDQGRTLYNGHCGMCHGPNAISGSVLPDLRYMTPETHKIFTGILAGAYASKGMPSVMDKLDAEQVEAIHQYIIKRAHDVKAVVAQPTS from the coding sequence ATGAACATCCACGAATTGAAACCCCTCGCCATCGTCATGGCAGCCACCCTGTTGATCGCCTGTGGCAAAAAGGAGGCGCCGGCGACCGAAGCCGCGCCGGCCGCTGCAGCCGAGGCCAAGGTGGCGCAGGTTGATGGCGCGCGCATCATCAATGCCGACAGCGAGCCGGGCGCCTGGCTCAGCCATGGCCGTACCTACAGCGAGCAGCGGTTCAGCCCGCTGAAGAAGGTCAACCTCGAGAACGTCGACGAGCTCGGCCTGGCCTGGCAGTACAAGCTGGACGTGGACCGCGCCACCGAGGCCACCCCCATCGTGGTCGATGGCGTGATGTACGTCACCGGTGCCTTCTCCATCGTCTCGGCGCTGGACCCGGTCAGCGGCAAGGAACTGTGGAAGTACGACCCCAAAGTGTCGCGTGACAAGGGCCGCGACGGCTGCTGTGGTGTCGCCAACCGCGGCGTCGCGGTGTGGCAGGGCAAGGTTTATGTCGGTGCCTATGACGGCCGCCTGATCGCGCTCGATGCCAAGACCGGCGCCGTCGCCTGGGAAGTGAACACGGTGCTCGATGCCAACCGCAGTTACACCATCACCGGTGCGCCGCGCATCATCAAGGGCAAGGTCATCATCGGCAACGGCGGCGCCGAGCTGGGTGTGCGCGGCTATATCACCGCCTACGATTCCGATTCCGGCAAGCAGCTGTGGCGCTTCTTCACGGTGCCGGGCGATCCGTCCAAGCCGGCCGAAGACAAGGCGATGGAACTGGCTCTGCCCACCTGGAAGGGCGATGCCTGGTGGAAGTTCGGCGGTGGCGGCACGGTGTGGGATGCCATGGCCTACGACCCGGAGATGGATCTGCTCTACATCGGCGTCGGCAACGGCAGCAGCTGGAGTCGCGAGGTGCGCAGCCCCGGTGGCGGCGACAACCTGTTCCTGTCCTCCATCGTCGCGCTCAAGCCGGACAGCGGCGAGTACGTGTGGCACTACCAGACCACGCCGGGCGATACCTGGGACTACACCGCGACCCAGCACATGATCCTGGCCGATCTGGAGATCAAGGGCGAGATGCGCAAGGTGTTGATGCAGGCACCGAAGAACGGCTTCTTCTACGTGCTCGATCGCAAGACCGGCGAGCTGCTGAGCGCCGAGAAGTTTGCGCCGGCCAACTGGGCCACCCATGTCGATATGGAGACCGGCCGTCCGGTGGAAAACCCGGAAGCCGACTGGTCGGAAAAGCCGGCACTGGTATCACCGGGCCCGCTGGGCGCGCACAACTGGCAGCCGATGTCGTTCAACCCGGACACCGGCCTGGTGTACATCCCGATGCAGGAGGCCGTCGCCTACTTCGTGCCGAATCCGGATGAAGAGTACGGCGGCAAGGGCACCTGGCACATGGGCTCCGAACCGATTGCCCTGCCGGAGGACGAGAAGGCGCTGGCCGATGCCGTAGGGGCCCACAAGGGTCATCTGGTGGCCTGGGACCCGGTGGCCCAGAAGGAAGTCTGGCGCCAGAGCTATGTCACCGTGTGGAACGGCGGCACGCTGAGCACCGCTGGGGGTCTGGTGTTTCAGGGCACCGCCGATGGTCGCTTCGTCGCCTACAACGCCGCCAACGGCGACAAGCTGTGGGAAACCCCGGCCAACACCGGCGTAATGGCGGGGCCCGTCACCTATGAAATCAACGGTGAGCAGTACGTCACTGTGGCAGCCGGCTGGGGCGGCGCCTTCCCGCTGGCGCTTGGCGCACTGTCGGAGCCGGCCAAGGTGCATCCGGAGGCCCGCGTGCTCACCTACAAGTTGGGTGGCAAGGCGACGCTGCCGCCGCCGCGCAACGTCACCCTGGACCTGCCCGAGCCGCCGGAACTGACCGCCAGCGCCGAGGTGATCGACCAGGGCCGGACCCTCTACAACGGTCACTGCGGCATGTGCCATGGCCCCAACGCCATCTCCGGCAGCGTGTTGCCGGACCTGCGCTACATGACGCCAGAGACCCACAAGATCTTCACCGGCATCCTCGCCGGCGCCTATGCCAGCAAGGGCATGCCGTCGGTGATGGACAAGCTCGATGCGGAGCAGGTGGAGGCGATCCACCAGTACATCATCAAGCGGGCCCACGATGTAAAGGCGGTGGTGGCTCAGCCCACATCATGA
- the urtE gene encoding urea ABC transporter ATP-binding subunit UrtE, with protein MLQTRGVNQFYGGSHILWDVGLDVQPGSITCLMGRNGMGKTTLLKCVMGLLPIREGSIHFGGEDLLRRPAEARAGLGIGYVPQGREIFPQLTVEENLQLGVYVRPDRDRTALEPIYDTFPVLKQMLRRRGGDLSGGQQQQLAIGRALVFNPQLLILDEPCEGIQPNIVAEIGDLLIRLNRETGLTVLLVEQKLPFARRVATDFRILDKGRLVAGGAIDGLSDSLVQKHLSV; from the coding sequence CTGCTGCAGACCCGCGGCGTCAACCAGTTCTACGGCGGCAGCCATATCCTCTGGGATGTCGGTCTCGACGTGCAGCCCGGCTCCATCACCTGCCTGATGGGCCGCAACGGCATGGGCAAAACCACCCTGCTGAAATGCGTGATGGGCCTGTTGCCGATTCGCGAGGGCAGCATCCACTTCGGTGGCGAGGATTTGTTGCGGCGCCCGGCCGAGGCCCGCGCGGGTCTCGGTATCGGCTACGTGCCGCAAGGCCGCGAAATCTTCCCCCAGCTCACCGTCGAGGAAAACCTGCAGCTTGGTGTCTACGTGCGTCCGGACCGCGACCGCACCGCGCTGGAGCCCATCTACGACACCTTTCCGGTGCTCAAGCAGATGCTGCGACGGCGGGGGGGCGATCTCTCCGGGGGGCAGCAGCAGCAGCTGGCCATCGGCCGCGCGTTGGTGTTCAACCCGCAGCTGTTGATTCTCGACGAGCCCTGCGAGGGTATTCAGCCCAACATCGTTGCCGAGATCGGCGATCTGCTGATTCGACTCAACCGCGAGACCGGGCTCACCGTGTTGCTGGTGGAGCAGAAGCTGCCGTTTGCCCGCCGGGTGGCAACCGATTTCCGCATTCTCGACAAGGGGCGGCTGGTGGCCGGCGGTGCCATCGATGGCCTGTCTGACAGTCTGGTGCAGAAACACCTGAGTGTGTGA
- the urtD gene encoding urea ABC transporter ATP-binding protein UrtD gives MSLRDTIHELTRRDKVFDFVNRPTERPSRVDLSHNTILYLEDITVSFDGFRALNALTLYIDAGELRCIIGPNGAGKTTMMDVITGKTRPDAGQAWFGQTFNLLQMDEPEIAQAGIGRKFQKPTVFTEHTVFENLELSLAGPRGVWHALFARLSGPQRDRIDEVLEIIGLKGHYGQRAGSLSHGQKQWLEIGMLLMQEPQLLLVDEPVAGMTPQETERTAELLTSLAGKRSVVVVEHDMAFVRSISRKVSVLHEGSVLAEGSIDDVQNDAEVRRVYLGE, from the coding sequence ATGAGCCTGCGCGACACGATTCACGAGCTGACCCGGCGCGACAAAGTCTTCGACTTCGTCAACCGGCCGACCGAGCGTCCGAGCCGGGTCGATCTCAGTCACAACACCATCCTCTATCTAGAAGACATCACGGTCAGTTTCGACGGCTTCCGCGCGTTGAATGCACTGACGCTGTACATCGATGCCGGCGAGTTGCGCTGCATCATCGGGCCCAATGGCGCCGGCAAGACCACCATGATGGACGTGATCACCGGCAAGACCCGACCGGATGCAGGTCAGGCCTGGTTCGGTCAGACCTTCAACCTGCTGCAGATGGATGAACCGGAGATCGCCCAGGCCGGCATCGGCCGCAAGTTCCAGAAGCCGACGGTGTTCACCGAGCACACCGTGTTCGAGAACCTGGAGCTGTCGCTGGCCGGGCCACGCGGGGTCTGGCATGCGCTGTTCGCCCGTCTCAGCGGCCCGCAGCGGGATCGTATCGACGAGGTGCTGGAGATCATCGGGCTGAAGGGCCACTACGGCCAGCGCGCCGGCAGCCTGTCCCACGGCCAGAAGCAGTGGCTGGAAATCGGCATGCTGCTGATGCAGGAGCCGCAACTGCTGCTGGTGGATGAGCCAGTGGCCGGGATGACGCCGCAGGAAACCGAACGCACCGCCGAGCTGCTGACCTCGCTCGCCGGCAAGCGCTCGGTGGTGGTGGTGGAGCACGACATGGCCTTCGTCCGATCCATTTCGCGCAAGGTCAGCGTGCTGCACGAGGGCAGCGTACTGGCCGAAGGCAGTATCGACGACGTGCAGAACGATGCCGAAGTCCGGCGGGTGTATCTCGGTGAATGA
- the urtC gene encoding urea ABC transporter permease subunit UrtC, whose translation MTPRSILGSSRGGQIFLAVMAALAVLVPVLNLLVPADTALHLPDYWVTLLGKYLSYALLAIAIDLIWGYCGILSLGHTAFFALGGYAMGMYLMRQIGTRGVYGHPELPDFMVFLNWESLPWYWQGFDQFWFAMLMVLLAPGLLAFAFGWLAFRSRVGGVYLSIITQALTYALMLAFFRNEMGFGGNNGLTDFKDILGQDLQSPSTRMGLFLATVLALTLGYLACRYLTGSRFGRVIEAIRDAESRTRFIGYRVEYYKLALFTFSAMLAGVAGALYVPQVGIINPGEFSPINSIEAVVWVAVGGRGTLFGAALGAGIVNYAKTWFTAVFPEIWLYALGALFIGVTLALPRGVVGLLSRRKGDRA comes from the coding sequence ATGACCCCCCGATCGATACTCGGCAGCAGCCGCGGCGGCCAGATCTTTCTGGCGGTGATGGCGGCGCTGGCGGTGCTGGTGCCGGTGCTCAACCTGCTGGTGCCGGCGGACACCGCACTGCACCTGCCGGACTACTGGGTGACGCTGTTGGGCAAGTATCTCAGCTATGCCTTGCTGGCCATCGCCATCGACCTCATCTGGGGCTACTGCGGCATCCTCAGCCTCGGCCACACCGCTTTCTTCGCGCTCGGTGGCTACGCCATGGGCATGTACCTGATGCGGCAGATCGGCACGCGCGGCGTCTACGGACATCCCGAACTTCCGGATTTCATGGTCTTCCTCAACTGGGAATCGCTGCCCTGGTACTGGCAGGGCTTCGACCAGTTCTGGTTCGCCATGCTGATGGTGCTGCTGGCGCCCGGCCTCCTCGCCTTTGCCTTCGGCTGGCTGGCCTTCCGCTCGCGCGTCGGCGGGGTCTATCTGTCGATCATCACCCAGGCCCTCACCTATGCCCTGATGCTGGCGTTCTTCCGCAACGAGATGGGCTTCGGCGGCAATAATGGGTTGACCGATTTCAAGGACATTCTCGGGCAGGACCTGCAGTCGCCGTCAACCCGCATGGGGCTGTTTCTCGCCACCGTGCTGGCGCTGACCCTGGGCTATCTGGCCTGCCGCTATCTCACCGGCTCGCGCTTCGGCCGCGTCATCGAGGCGATCCGCGATGCCGAGAGTCGCACCCGTTTCATTGGCTATCGGGTCGAGTATTACAAGCTGGCGCTGTTCACCTTCTCGGCCATGCTGGCCGGTGTCGCGGGCGCGCTCTATGTGCCGCAGGTGGGCATCATCAACCCGGGCGAGTTCTCGCCGATCAATTCCATCGAGGCGGTGGTGTGGGTGGCGGTGGGCGGTCGCGGCACGCTGTTCGGCGCCGCACTTGGTGCCGGCATCGTCAACTACGCCAAGACCTGGTTTACCGCGGTATTTCCGGAGATCTGGCTGTACGCGCTGGGGGCGCTGTTCATCGGCGTCACCCTGGCGCTGCCGCGGGGCGTGGTGGGCCTGCTGTCCCGCCGCAAGGGAGATCGCGCATGA
- the urtB gene encoding urea ABC transporter permease subunit UrtB: MTRTPSPILRWCAVLILGLCAGLAHADVSSADMAFAETVRALPDAGFRDKGDKVQALVSARHPQARSVLAALLDNRLYATDGGVYIADPEQSDASVPIWRDALTGALAPDAAPGSRDRVRTNNRLRSQLKRGLAQFDLADPDDDVRIRAVRELSGDLDADMEALLEAQVDADDSDRVRREIAIALAVRDLAADTADQRLAALKTLVGEQRNLVYNRVKPLTDPAIETDPEVRALATRVVGDIDGWRQVYGALETLFFGLSLGSVLVLAAIGLAISFGVMGVINMAHGELIMIGAYTTYVMQLLLPNHIGLALVLAVPAAFCVSGLVGVAIERGVVRFLYGRPLETLLATFGLSLVLQQLVRSIFSPLNRSVASPDWMQGLWQINDLFSVTYNRLFIILFTLVVFALLLGVLNRTSLGLKVRAVSQNRAMARAMGVRTARVDAMTFGLGSGIAGIAGVALSQLTNVGPNLGQAYIVDSFMVVVFGGVGNLWGTLIGGLSLGVLNKLLEPTAGAVMAKILVLVGLILFIQRRPRGLFPQKGRAAEGH; this comes from the coding sequence ATGACCCGAACCCCGTCACCGATACTCCGCTGGTGCGCCGTGCTGATACTGGGACTGTGTGCCGGCCTGGCGCACGCCGATGTGTCGTCGGCCGACATGGCATTTGCTGAAACGGTGCGAGCGCTGCCCGACGCTGGCTTCCGCGACAAGGGCGACAAGGTGCAGGCCCTGGTGTCCGCGCGGCATCCGCAGGCGCGTTCGGTACTGGCTGCGCTGCTGGACAATCGGCTATACGCCACCGACGGCGGCGTCTATATCGCCGACCCTGAACAATCCGATGCATCGGTGCCGATCTGGCGCGATGCGTTGACCGGGGCCCTGGCCCCGGATGCCGCACCCGGTTCCCGTGACCGCGTGCGCACCAACAACCGGCTGCGCTCACAACTCAAGCGCGGGCTGGCCCAGTTTGACCTTGCCGATCCCGATGACGACGTCCGGATCCGCGCGGTACGCGAGCTCAGTGGTGATCTCGATGCCGACATGGAGGCACTGCTGGAAGCCCAGGTCGACGCCGATGACAGCGACCGCGTGCGCCGTGAAATCGCCATCGCGCTGGCGGTGCGTGACCTCGCCGCCGACACTGCGGATCAGCGACTGGCGGCCCTCAAGACGCTGGTGGGCGAGCAACGCAATCTGGTCTACAACCGGGTCAAGCCGCTGACCGATCCGGCGATTGAAACCGACCCCGAAGTGCGCGCGCTGGCCACCCGGGTGGTGGGCGATATCGACGGCTGGCGGCAGGTCTATGGCGCGCTGGAGACGCTGTTCTTCGGTTTGTCGCTGGGCTCGGTACTGGTGCTCGCGGCGATCGGGCTGGCCATCAGCTTCGGCGTGATGGGCGTGATCAACATGGCCCATGGCGAACTGATCATGATTGGTGCCTACACCACCTACGTGATGCAGTTACTGCTGCCCAATCACATCGGTCTGGCGCTGGTGCTGGCAGTGCCCGCCGCCTTCTGCGTGTCGGGGCTGGTGGGGGTCGCCATCGAGCGCGGGGTGGTGCGGTTCCTCTATGGGCGCCCGCTGGAAACCCTGCTCGCCACCTTCGGCCTGTCGCTGGTATTGCAGCAATTGGTGCGGTCAATCTTCTCGCCGTTGAACCGCTCGGTCGCCTCGCCCGACTGGATGCAGGGCCTGTGGCAGATCAACGACCTGTTCTCCGTCACCTACAACCGGTTGTTCATCATCCTCTTCACCCTGGTGGTGTTCGCCTTGCTGCTGGGGGTGCTCAACCGCACCTCGCTGGGTCTGAAGGTGCGGGCGGTCTCGCAGAATCGCGCCATGGCCCGGGCCATGGGCGTGCGCACGGCACGGGTGGATGCGATGACCTTCGGTCTCGGCTCGGGCATTGCCGGCATCGCCGGGGTGGCCCTGTCACAGCTGACCAATGTCGGCCCCAACCTCGGTCAGGCCTATATCGTCGACTCCTTCATGGTGGTGGTGTTCGGCGGGGTCGGCAATCTCTGGGGAACGCTGATCGGCGGCCTCAGTCTCGGTGTCCTCAACAAGCTGCTGGAGCCGACGGCGGGCGCGGTGATGGCCAAGATCCTGGTACTGGTCGGTCTCATCCTGTTCATCCAGCGACGCCCGCGCGGGCTGTTTCCGCAGAAAGGCCGTGCGGCGGAGGGCCACTGA
- the urtA gene encoding urea ABC transporter substrate-binding protein, whose translation MKLKSILAAATLGAASVAAQAADTIKVGVLHSLSGTMAISETTLKDTVLMLVDEQNKKGGLLGKKLEAVVVDPASNWPLFAEKARELLAKDKVDVVFGCWTSVSRKSVLPVFEELNGLLFYPVQYEGEESSKNVIYTGAAPNQQAIPAVDYLMNDLEVERWVLAGTDYVYPRTTNKILEAYLKAKGVAADDIMINYTPFGHSDWQSIVSEIKAFGSTGKKTAVVSTINGDANVPFYKELGNQKISAEDIPVVAFSVGEEELSGIDTAPLVGHLAAWNYFMSVDTPENAAFIKQWKTFIKNDKRVTNDPMEAHYVGFNLWAQAVEKAGTTDVDAVLTALPGLETPNLTGGTAKMLANHHITKPVLIGEIRDDGQFDVVWETEGEVAGDAWSDFLPSSKVIEADWVDLKCGNYNTETKECSGQNY comes from the coding sequence ATGAAACTCAAATCCATTCTTGCGGCCGCCACACTCGGCGCCGCCAGTGTTGCGGCGCAGGCCGCAGACACCATCAAGGTCGGGGTGCTGCACTCGCTCTCCGGCACGATGGCCATCTCCGAAACCACGCTGAAGGACACGGTCCTGATGCTGGTCGACGAGCAGAACAAGAAGGGGGGGCTGCTCGGCAAGAAGCTGGAAGCCGTGGTGGTCGATCCCGCGTCCAACTGGCCGCTGTTCGCCGAGAAGGCGCGTGAGCTGCTGGCCAAGGACAAGGTGGACGTGGTCTTCGGCTGCTGGACCTCGGTGTCGCGCAAGAGCGTGCTGCCGGTGTTCGAGGAGCTGAACGGCCTGCTGTTCTATCCGGTGCAGTACGAAGGTGAGGAGTCTTCCAAGAACGTCATCTACACCGGCGCTGCGCCCAACCAACAGGCGATTCCGGCGGTGGACTACCTGATGAACGATCTGGAAGTCGAACGCTGGGTGCTGGCGGGCACCGACTACGTCTACCCGCGCACCACCAACAAGATTCTCGAGGCCTACCTCAAGGCCAAGGGCGTGGCAGCGGACGACATCATGATCAATTACACGCCGTTCGGGCACTCCGATTGGCAGTCGATCGTGTCCGAGATCAAGGCGTTCGGCTCCACCGGCAAGAAGACGGCGGTGGTGTCCACCATCAACGGTGATGCCAACGTGCCGTTCTATAAGGAACTGGGCAACCAGAAGATCTCCGCCGAAGACATCCCGGTGGTCGCCTTCTCCGTGGGGGAAGAAGAACTGTCCGGCATCGACACCGCGCCGCTGGTCGGTCACCTCGCCGCCTGGAACTACTTCATGAGCGTCGACACGCCGGAGAACGCGGCGTTCATCAAGCAGTGGAAGACCTTCATCAAGAACGACAAGCGCGTCACCAATGATCCGATGGAAGCGCACTACGTCGGCTTCAACCTGTGGGCGCAGGCGGTCGAAAAGGCCGGCACCACCGATGTCGATGCCGTGCTGACCGCATTGCCCGGCCTCGAAACGCCGAACCTCACTGGTGGCACCGCCAAGATGCTGGCCAACCATCACATCACCAAGCCGGTGCTGATCGGCGAGATTCGTGATGACGGTCAGTTCGACGTGGTGTGGGAAACCGAAGGTGAAGTGGCGGGTGACGCCTGGTCGGACTTCCTGCCCTCCAGCAAGGTCATTGAAGCCGACTGGGTCGATCTGAAGTGTGGCAACTACAACACCGAAACCAAGGAATGTTCGGGTCAGAACTACTGA
- a CDS encoding outer membrane beta-barrel protein, with translation MKQQYAGTHRAQAWARAAALVTVGAVGAMPVAHAEIELGNGISISGFLDMSYSSFSPDGGSSTESIGIDQFETTFKYAGSSGVSAQVDIEYGEGFDGSDDETFVEQAFVTKAFTEQFSVKVGRFLSYSGWETEEPTGLFQFSGTGYAKYFYGFYQNGVSAYYDGGSFAAMGSVVTSAFNPLDRNSTDGVDDEMGYEFGLALMPVEGLTAKAFYIVDQDTDTDIINFWTAYSVSGFTFAGEYNVVEYGTSSAVVDGEGDGYLLMANYATGPFGITLRYHDFEIESATGVTVDDGSAITLSPSYKIGDNLLLVTEYRMDESDTNGDSDSFAIEALFTF, from the coding sequence ATGAAGCAGCAATATGCAGGGACACACCGGGCCCAGGCCTGGGCACGGGCAGCGGCACTTGTGACGGTTGGCGCAGTCGGCGCCATGCCCGTCGCGCATGCCGAGATCGAACTGGGGAACGGCATCAGCATCTCCGGTTTTCTCGACATGTCGTATTCATCGTTCAGTCCGGATGGCGGATCGAGCACGGAAAGTATTGGCATCGATCAGTTCGAGACCACCTTCAAATATGCCGGTTCGAGTGGGGTCTCCGCCCAGGTCGACATCGAATACGGCGAAGGCTTTGATGGCAGTGACGACGAAACTTTCGTCGAACAGGCGTTCGTCACCAAGGCGTTCACCGAGCAGTTCAGTGTGAAAGTGGGCCGCTTCCTCAGCTATAGCGGGTGGGAAACCGAAGAGCCGACCGGTTTGTTCCAGTTCAGCGGCACCGGCTATGCCAAGTATTTCTACGGCTTCTACCAGAACGGCGTATCGGCCTACTACGACGGCGGCAGCTTCGCCGCCATGGGGTCTGTGGTCACCAGCGCCTTCAATCCGCTGGACCGCAACAGCACCGACGGCGTCGACGACGAGATGGGCTACGAGTTCGGCCTGGCGCTGATGCCGGTGGAAGGCCTGACTGCAAAAGCGTTCTACATCGTCGACCAGGACACCGACACCGACATCATCAATTTCTGGACCGCGTATTCGGTGTCGGGATTCACCTTCGCCGGCGAATACAACGTGGTCGAGTACGGCACGTCCAGTGCTGTCGTTGATGGTGAGGGCGATGGCTATCTGCTGATGGCCAACTACGCCACCGGTCCCTTCGGCATCACGCTTCGTTATCACGACTTCGAGATCGAGAGCGCCACCGGCGTCACCGTCGACGATGGCAGCGCCATCACCCTGTCGCCCAGCTACAAGATCGGCGACAACCTGCTGCTGGTGACGGAGTACCGGATGGACGAGTCGGACACCAACGGCGATTCGGATTCGTTCGCGATCGAAGCCCTGTTCACGTTCTGA
- a CDS encoding GntR family transcriptional regulator — translation MSADKVINLRRGRDRGENLAERIYAQLKQDIFEFRLLPGDRFSENEIAERMEVSRTPVREALFRLQREGYVEVLYRSGWQVRPFDFKSFEDLYDIRIILETAAVKRLCEHETPPAPLSDLKRIWLVPAAERLTDGVTVSALDERFHEMLVEATGNSEMAQMHHAVTERIRIVRRLDFTKPPRIEATYIEHGKILRAVLQRRADQAQLLLKSHIEESKAEVRKITVHMLHTARRGQQ, via the coding sequence ATGAGTGCTGACAAGGTCATCAATCTGCGTCGCGGGCGCGACCGTGGCGAGAATCTGGCCGAGCGGATCTACGCCCAACTCAAGCAGGACATCTTCGAGTTCCGGCTATTGCCCGGCGATCGCTTCAGCGAAAACGAGATCGCCGAGCGCATGGAGGTCAGCCGGACACCGGTTCGCGAGGCGCTGTTCCGTCTGCAGCGCGAGGGCTATGTTGAGGTCCTCTATCGCAGCGGCTGGCAGGTACGGCCGTTTGATTTCAAGTCGTTCGAGGATCTTTATGACATCCGCATCATTCTCGAAACGGCGGCGGTCAAGCGCCTGTGTGAGCACGAAACGCCGCCAGCGCCGCTGTCGGACCTGAAGCGCATCTGGCTGGTACCGGCCGCCGAGCGCCTCACCGATGGCGTCACCGTATCGGCGCTTGATGAACGCTTCCACGAAATGCTGGTGGAGGCCACCGGCAATAGCGAGATGGCACAGATGCACCACGCGGTGACCGAGCGCATCCGCATCGTGCGGCGGCTCGACTTCACCAAGCCACCGCGAATCGAAGCCACCTACATCGAGCACGGAAAGATCCTCCGGGCGGTGCTGCAGCGCCGTGCCGACCAGGCTCAGCTTTTGCTCAAGAGCCACATCGAGGAAAGCAAGGCGGAGGTTCGCAAGATCACCGTTCACATGCTTCACACGGCCCGCAGAGGCCAGCAATGA